The Marivivens sp. LCG002 genome contains a region encoding:
- a CDS encoding sulfotransferase family 2 domain-containing protein, with translation MLVFWKEKLVFLAVPKTGTTSLEGALAPKAAMVMRDPPILKHSPIYRYRRFIEPYFGVAGDDKLETLAVIRNPVDWLSSWYRYRHRDDLVGHPNSTRDISFDDFVEEYCKGKPAPYAGVGSQAKFVCGNEDEIVVDHLFQYEQQDKLVAFLEDRLNTKIELPRLNISPVLETPLSDKIEDKLRRKREIEFKVWDAARRD, from the coding sequence ATGCTTGTTTTCTGGAAAGAAAAGCTTGTTTTCCTTGCAGTTCCCAAGACGGGCACGACCTCGCTCGAGGGCGCTCTGGCCCCCAAAGCCGCAATGGTGATGCGCGATCCGCCGATTCTCAAACATTCGCCCATCTATCGCTATCGCCGCTTTATCGAGCCCTATTTCGGCGTGGCGGGTGACGACAAGCTTGAAACTCTGGCTGTGATCCGCAATCCCGTGGACTGGCTGTCGAGCTGGTATCGCTACCGTCACCGTGATGATCTCGTGGGCCATCCCAACAGCACGCGGGACATCAGCTTTGACGATTTTGTCGAGGAATACTGCAAGGGCAAGCCGGCCCCCTATGCGGGCGTCGGCTCTCAGGCCAAGTTCGTCTGCGGCAACGAGGACGAGATCGTTGTCGATCATCTGTTCCAATACGAACAGCAGGACAAGCTGGTCGCCTTCCTGGAAGACCGTCTGAACACCAAGATCGAGCTTCCCCGCCTGAACATCTCGCCTGTTCTGGAAACGCCGCTTTCCGATAAGATCGAGGACAAGCTGCGCCGCAAACGCGAGATCGAGTTCAAAGTCTGGGATGCTGCGCGGCGCGACTGA